The genomic interval ACCCTGCTGAATGCCGGGTTTGCCGTTGAACACCAGGATGGATTGTATTGGATTGATAAAATCGAATCACCATTCAGGGAGTTGCATCAATTGCCCTATTTCACCGAAGAAGAGGCCTGGATCATGCGCCGCGCCATCCATTCCATTGACGAAAACAACCAACTGAAAACCAACCTGGTCGAAAAACTTTATTCGCTTTACAAGTTTGGGAAAGTGGCCGAGATCATCGTCAGGAAGCAGCAATCGGAGGTGGTGAGCAACCTCACCAAAGCCATCAGCCATCAGCAACAGGTCATCCTGCGCGAATACCATTCGTCGCATGGCAACACCATCCTCGACAGAACTGTTGAGCCATTCGACTTTACTTCCAATTTTATCGCTGTCTGGGCATTCGATACCAGCGATCAAACCTGTAAAACATTCAAAATCTCCCGCATCAGCCAGGTGACCATTACCGGCGAGCCCTTCCGTTTTGCCCGTCAGCACCATAGCCTTCCCCTCGATGTATTCCGGATCAGCGGTACTATGCAAACCAATGTTAAACTCAAACTTAGTTTGAGGAGCTGCAACCTGCTCACCGAAGAATATCCCCTGGCCGAAAAATACATCACCCCGCTCGACAACAACCTTTGGCTGTTCGATGCACCGGTATCCAGTTTTGAAGGGGTGGGACGATTTGCCCTGGGACTTTGCAATGATGTCGAAATCCTGGAACCAGAAGGCCTGAAAGCCTTTATCCGCGGGAAAATCAGCTGCATAGAAAATCATCTTCGGTAGTTTTCCTGCTATCAAATAATCTTTTTCATTGCTGTCCGAGAAAGTTTGTTAATCTCCTACGGAGAATTAAAACACTCGAATAATCGAATTGATCTACAATACTTTATGCCTACGGCGAATTTCATTTAGTGGGTGAAGTATTTTAGAAAAAAGGTTACCCCCATCATCTTTTATACCTTGTAGAGGTTTTACCAGAAAAGGTATTCGACAGTTTTTGGAATTTTCAACCGGATAGTAATAAATCTTTTTGAATAGATTTTTTTCATAGTGTCATGATCTGGCACTCCCGGTGGTTTACTTTGCCGGCAAATCTAAAACGACAAGCCATGAACCGCAAACATTTCGATCATTTTCATATTGCAGGATTCACCTTTTATGAGGGTGTCCTCGCCTTCAGCCAACTACAGATAGGTACCGAACTGCTCCTCAAACCCGAACCCGACAACCGTTACGACGAAAACGCCGTTGCCATCTGGTACAACGACCACAAGCTTGGATTTGTCCCCCGCTCGTCCAACCAAGCCATTGCCGCCATCCTCAACGCCGGCCACCTGATCTTCGAAGCCCGCATCCAGCAATTAAAGCCCAATGCCCACCCCGAGGATCAGGTGCATGTGGTCGTATGGGTGAAGAGCAAAGAACCGGAAAAGCAAAAAAACAGGGGTGATGGATAATGAATTTGGAGAAAAGTTATCTTTGCCAAAAATTATACTTCTCTGAATGAAGTTTTTAAGTATGATTTATGTTATTTTTAAACCAATGGGAATAATTGACCAAAACAGAGACAAGATCAATGCACTGTGCAGTAAGTACAAGGTAGCCAAACTGTTTGTTTTTGGATCTGTGCTCACTGATGACTTCAAGGAATCCAGCGATATTGATTTACTGGTAAATTTTGATGATGTTGATCTGTATCATTATGCTGACAACTATTTTGGTTTTAAAAAGTCGCTTGAAAAGACCCTGAA from Bacteroidales bacterium carries:
- a CDS encoding WYL domain-containing transcriptional regulator, yielding MPEMPQLERLLRMLINLSSGVKYTAGDLSERYGISRRTFFRDKQTLLNAGFAVEHQDGLYWIDKIESPFRELHQLPYFTEEEAWIMRRAIHSIDENNQLKTNLVEKLYSLYKFGKVAEIIVRKQQSEVVSNLTKAISHQQQVILREYHSSHGNTILDRTVEPFDFTSNFIAVWAFDTSDQTCKTFKISRISQVTITGEPFRFARQHHSLPLDVFRISGTMQTNVKLKLSLRSCNLLTEEYPLAEKYITPLDNNLWLFDAPVSSFEGVGRFALGLCNDVEILEPEGLKAFIRGKISCIENHLR
- a CDS encoding HIRAN domain-containing protein, whose protein sequence is MNRKHFDHFHIAGFTFYEGVLAFSQLQIGTELLLKPEPDNRYDENAVAIWYNDHKLGFVPRSSNQAIAAILNAGHLIFEARIQQLKPNAHPEDQVHVVVWVKSKEPEKQKNRGDG
- a CDS encoding nucleotidyltransferase domain-containing protein is translated as MGIIDQNRDKINALCSKYKVAKLFVFGSVLTDDFKESSDIDLLVNFDDVDLYHYADNYFGFKKSLEKTLNREVDLVEDKALKNPYLRKSIDATKQLVYG